The proteins below are encoded in one region of Fibrella aestuarina BUZ 2:
- a CDS encoding alpha/beta fold hydrolase, with translation MNDKPTLVLLHGHGVGPAIWDALQDALAATYRILKPDFSAMTSHTSVEGYAEQLHSMLAASQIDRCVLIGHSMGGYVALALAASHPELVAGLVLFNSTAFADPDTDEQRAKRDAAKAQLQTEGAAAFVEKAVTSMFSKPDQQKKADLVRQTVDRYKTLPADALLAGLQAIRTRPDRSEMLANATYPVLILAGRHDMAVPIERSQALADKLPNAQLVILENSGHLGMLEEPEAAEAALKRFLMNDV, from the coding sequence ATGAACGATAAACCTACACTGGTGCTACTACACGGCCACGGGGTTGGCCCGGCCATCTGGGACGCCCTGCAAGATGCGCTGGCAGCCACGTACCGTATTTTAAAACCAGATTTCTCGGCGATGACCAGCCATACGTCGGTAGAAGGCTACGCGGAGCAACTCCACAGCATGCTGGCTGCCTCGCAGATCGACCGTTGCGTGTTGATTGGGCATTCGATGGGTGGGTACGTCGCGCTGGCGCTGGCCGCGAGCCATCCTGAGCTGGTAGCGGGCCTCGTGCTGTTCAACTCGACTGCCTTCGCCGACCCCGATACCGACGAGCAACGGGCCAAACGCGACGCCGCCAAAGCGCAGTTGCAAACTGAAGGGGCTGCGGCCTTTGTCGAAAAAGCCGTCACCAGTATGTTTTCCAAACCCGATCAGCAGAAAAAAGCCGATCTGGTGCGTCAGACCGTAGACCGCTACAAGACACTGCCGGCCGACGCTCTACTGGCCGGTTTACAGGCGATCCGCACCCGCCCCGACCGCTCAGAGATGCTGGCAAACGCAACGTACCCAGTACTCATCCTGGCGGGGCGTCACGACATGGCCGTGCCTATCGAGCGCTCACAGGCGCTGGCCGATAAACTGCCCAACGCCCAACTGGTCATCCTCGAAAACTCGGGGCACCTGGGTATGCTGGAAGAACCCGAAGCGGCCGAAGCCGCACTAAAGCGGTTTTTAATGAATGA